A segment of the Leptospiraceae bacterium genome:
CAAATCATCAATTCTTTTTTAAAAGAAGGACTTTTAAGAGAAATCACAATTACGATACTTCCAATCCTAATTGGAGATGGGATACCACTTTGGAAGTTAAGCGAAATACAAGCCCCATATCTATTAAAAGCAGAGTCAAGTAATCTCTTCACGAATGGATTTATTCAAACCAAATACAGAGTAGAATAAATAAGTTTGCGTGTTTCAAAATTTATTACCCCCAGTAACAACCCTATAATACTCCCTGGGGGTAATAACAAATATACAATTGCCAGTCTTCCTACTCTCTGTAACTAACTCAATATTGTTTCTTGAAAAACTACAGAATGAACAGCTGTGGCAAATAGTATTACTCCACTACATAATCCTTTAAGCCTTTAAGTTTAAAATTAGGATCACATTGTTTTGGTTCTTTACCATCTTTGAATTTAGAAAAAGTCATTGCAACGTATTCCCCACTAGTCGGAGTAAACATTGCACGAACATCTTCCCGAGTAAGATTTCGATCAGAATAATTTTCTTTTGGATTTATTTTTGTACAACCTACAAATTTTGGGGAACCGGTCGGGCATTGACCTTCATACATTGGTTGTGATTCAGCGGCTTTTAATTCTGCCGCGGTTGCTACGTATTCAGGTGAACATTTTTCCTGGAAGGAGACTTTTACATCTCCATTGACTAACTTCCATTTGCCTCGGTCAAAACCTTTACCAGGACAATCAATTTGATAACCGCCAATATTTAATGCAATTCCCGATTTACAAAGATAAAAGTATTCAGGTTGCCTCGGACCTTCTTCTGTGATCATTCCATTCAAAGAATCTACCGAATAATTCGCGTTTGCTTTAATTGATTTTAGTTTAGTTTCCCAATCAGGCTGTTTTCTTAAATTTGCCATATCAGAATCTTTTTTGATATATTCAAATGCATTGTATCCTCTGTCTACGGCATTTGCCAAATACTTATAAGCACTATCTGGTTTATTCATAAGACTATAAGAACAAGCAATATTATAAAGAGCTAATTCAGGACGAGGTGGATCGAGTTTTAGTGCAATTTCATAAGCCTTGATAGAATCTTCGAATCTCTTAACATTCGCAAGACTATTTCCGTAATTGTAATAAACTTCACCTGTTGGATACTTGTCAATAGCCGCTTCGTATTTAGGAATTGCGTCTTTATCTTTTTTGGATTTGTAAAGTTTAAATCCTTCTGCGTTTAGTTTCGTGGCTTCGTTTTTTGCACTCACTTGGTCTGTGATGTTTTTCATCCAAAAGTTATTAAATGAATACTTTGCCCATTTATAAGACAGGTAATCTTTTTTAATATCCTCTGCGGTTACACCTTGTAAGGCGATTGTGAGTAGTAGAACTATGGTTATTTTTTTCATATTTTTTCCCTTTTGTTAGATAAAAGTAGAGAGCATCATATCGTAGGGACTTGATTAATCAAGTCCTTACGATATGATGCTCTCCTTAGCAGAGTTTTATAACCGTCGTAGGGAAAGCATATATGCGTTCCCTACGACGACGATAATGTAACCGCAACTCCCTATGCAATCAGCGCGAGTGTAGCTTTTTTCTTGCGGTTGAAAACTTCTTCATCTGTTTCTTCCACGATTTGTTCATCGGGGACAACTTTGAAGATTGGTTGTCCTTTTCCGATAATCTTTCCATCGGAGTCTTCCATGAAACCTTTGACGATAGTTCCACTGAATGGAGCGACAATCTTATTGAACATCTTCATAACTTCGATGATAAATAACGGCTGACCCGCATTGAAATGGTCTCCCACTTTTATCATCTGAGGTAAATTCGGAGCTTCCTTAGAATAATACATTCCACCCATTGGAGCAATAATTTCATCGGACTTCGCCTTTGGAGGAGGAGCCAAGAATTTGATGAGACGATTGATATTTGCTGGTTCCGTGAATTGTTCCGGAACTACAGCATCAAGAGTTTCATTCATTCGAATTTCAAAAAATCCAGACAAGGTTCCTACTTTAGGGATAACTTTGATTAGATCCAATCCTACTTGAAAACCTGCATGAGAACCCATACATTTTTCCCAAATATCTGCCGGAATTTTATCAGGAGCAGGATTTTTATTGTTACGAAGAGCATCATCGAAATACGAAAACGGCTCGTCTTTCCCAGAAATTTTTTTGAGGTCAGCGTAAAATGCGAGCCCCTCTTCAATGATTGCCTCATCATGATCCCAAATTTCTTCACAAGGTACTTTACCAGCTGCTCTATCTAAATCAAGATACTCATACAATTCCTTTAGAATTTCCAGCGGATTACGGGTAAACTCCGGTTTGCCGTCTACGATTTTCCATGATCTATGTCGATTGTATCCGATGCAACCAGCAAGTAAATGTGGACTTTCAAACAACAACTTAATAGGGCGGGTAATCAATGTTACCTTTCTAGAAAGAGCTTTTCCGAGTAACGGGTCTTCTTTTGTAGTTTTCTTTACCACTTCGGACCAAAGAATATCCATATCGATATCTTTGACGTAGGAAGCAAGCGAGCCTACACCGGCAAGATAGGATAACATGAATTTTGTGTTTGGTTTAAACATTACATCATGCCCTAATATCCAGTTGATAAGACCATAGTGAACAGGAAGATTGGTTTGTAAATCCGCCCCTCGCACTTCAGAAATACGGATAATCTCACGAAGTCTCTCTAAGTTTTCGGCTCTAGTTTTTCCGTAACTTACAAGAAGTGCGATGTTTGAATCATAAGCTCCAGCCAAACGATAGTGGATAAAAGCTCCTGTATCAGGATTACGAATTCCAATCCCTTGATCGTCACGAATCTCGTGTTCGCTTGTTTTTGACCAACTTTGAATCAGCCCTCCAGCGTGTGGCTGTAATGCACCGTTAGTTGCATTGATCCTAGCTTCAGCACCAGATACGTTTCGTAAAATTCTAATAGGTTTAGGAACACTTTTTCCATGAACCGATAACATTGCCATAGCTTCAATCAAACTTTCTACGATAAAGAAATCATTCGCGTTCGATGGATTTACGAATTTTAATTTGTAAGCCATCTCAGTTACGCGATGTTCTACTTGGATACGAGTGTTCATTTCCATGAAGAAGTGATTGGTTCCTTCTACAATTGACTCAAATGTAGAAACACTATCTAGTTTTACGGCGGCACCAAAACGTTCTGATTGTTCTTCCATTTCTGTTAGAACTTTTAAATCTCCCTTTAGCGTTTCTGCTCTTTTGGGATCTTTGGAAGCTGCGATTTCATATTCGAGCATTTCTCTTGTATTAGAAATTTCTAGAAGTTTTTGTTCGTGCATTTGCAATGAACAATCACGACCCCCCAGGGCTAACGACCATTCTCCGTTACCGATCAGCTGGATTTCATTGTGACGAGTGTTTTCGATATTTAGTTCGATGAGGAAGTTTCTGTTTGAACCAACACCTGTTACTTTGGACTCGGCGAGTATTTCCATAACTGCTGCTTTAACTTCAGATTTGTTTCCAATAATCCTTTGCCCTTTACCGCCACCACCACCGATGTATTTCAGACGAATACGATTTTTGGGATATTTTTTCCAAATTCCTTCTACTTCGATTTCGGCTTCTTTTTGCAAATCTTCAATGGTAACTAAATCAATATGTGCTTCATACGAAAGTTGTAGAAGTTTCTCGGCGTTTTCCGCTTCTGAAATTGAATCATCATAAGTAAGCTTTAAATTATTATCTTTTGCAATTTTTAATAGGCCATCCTTTCCGCCAGCTTTGTGAAGCATAGCAAGTGCAGTAATATTATCAACACCGGGAGTAACAGACACATTGAGTCTACGAGCGATTATCTTCGCAGCATCTTTTGCACCTGCTTGTCTGGCTACACTTGATGCAGGACCCATAAAACGTACACCAGAATTTTCGATGGCTTCGATGAACTCAGCATCTTCCGCCATAAAACCATAACCCGCAAATATATGAGTGTAATTATTCTTAACCGCAATATTTATAATCTGACCAATGATACTGTCTTTTTCTTCCTTTCCAGAACCCATGTAATCAGAGATACGATGGATATTATTGATAAACCGGAAGTTACGAAGCTCAGGGGCAAATGCCATTGGATATACTACGCTATCTTTTTCAGAAAGCAAAATCCCATATTCTTTAATGCCAATTTCATCAAATACATCCATAGCTTCCTTACGAACAGGACCGCGACATACGATTAGGCATTTAATACCTGTTAAATCAAACGAACGAATCCACTCAGAAGAAGATTCGTGAAATTTACCTTTTTTACCTGCTATATCAAACATTATTCAAACTCCCTTTGCACACCACTCATTGGAGATGGCTTATAACGACTCATTAAATAATTTAACGTATTTCCTAAAACTTTTCTACTTGTTCCCGGGATCACAACACTTGAAACAGAACCAAGTGAAAGTGCTTCTTTTGGATTCATTAACTCTTTCTCATACAATTGCGAAAGTTTGGCAAGCTCTGCATCACGAACTTGTTTTGCCTCTGCTTCTGATGCACCTTTTTTAATAGACTCCGCATACGCTTTGTTAATCTTTCCGATTTCATCTTTGTAAACGTAATCCTTTCCGGCAGGACCCATTACGGCAATACGAGCAGTTGGTAAAGTATATACCACATCAGCTCCTGTGAAATAAGAATTGAAAGTTGCATACGCACCACCAAATGCGTTACGGATAATAAGTGTAATTCGCGGAGTGCGAAGATCAATGATAGAATCAAGTAACTTACGACCTTCTAGGACAATCCCACCTGCTTCCTGTTCTCGACCCGGTAAAAATCCAGTTGTGTCTTCTAAGAAAATCATTGGAATATTGTAAAGATTTGCAAAACGAACAAACCGAGTTCCTTTTTTTGCAGCGGCTATGTCAATTTGCCCAGAACTTACAGCAGAATTGTTTGCTAAAAACGCTACAACGTGTCCGCCGATTCTTCCAAACGCAGTAATGATATTACGCGCCCTTTGAGGTTGGACTTCAAAATATGCTCCGTGATCACAAATCTGTTGTAAATAGAGAGTAATATCAAACGGTGTATTCATACCTGTTGGAGAGTTAAATGTCTTCTTAAATAGAATATCCTCTTCGTAAGTAAAACGATCAATTGGATCTGAGGTTGGGAAAAATGGAGCGTTTACTTTGTTGCTATCTGGTAGGTAAGAAAGTAAACGAAGTGCAGTTTTGAGAGATCCGTATTCATCTGGAGTAACTAAATCCACTACCCCACTTTGTCCGTGGACTTTTGGACCACCCAAATCTTCGGCGGATATATCTTCGCCTAACACCGATTTAACTACACCCGGTCCTGTGAGACCGAAGAAAGTATTGTCGCACTGAATCATAAAAGAGCCTTGGCGAGGCAAATACGAACCACCCCCAGCATTAAATCCAAACATGAGCATCACACTCGGAACCATACCAGAAATTTTACGAAGAGCAGTAAACGCCTCACTATAACCGTCGAGTCCGCCCACTCCCGCCGGAACGAAAGCTCCAGCCGAATCATTCATACCAATTAGCGGTATACCGTGTTCACCCGCCATGTAAATTAGACGTGCAAGTTTACTACCGTTAGTCGCGTCCATCGAACCAGCGCGGAGCGTAAAGTCGTGACCGTAGATCGCAACATCTCTGCCGTCAATGTTTAGAATTCCAGTTACAAGAGAAGCACCGTCTAAATTAGCTCCCCAGTTTTGGTAAAAAATATTTGGCTCTTTATCGGTTAGGACTTTGATTCTTTCCCAAACTGTCATCCTGTCCTTTGAGTGTTGCACTAAAATTCTATCTGTGCCCCCACCTGCTAAAGGTTTTTTGATGAGTTCTTCGCCCATTTTTAGGGCATCTTCGTAGATTCCGGTTTTGACTGTTGCCGCTTCCGGTTCGTTTAACTTTGCCAATGGATTTTCAAAGGATATAAGTTTACTGTCCATTTAGGTTCTCTCTTACTATTAATTTTAAAAATAACTATTTTATAAGCATCCCGATAAATGCTTATATTTGTCTACTCGATTCCCGTATTTAACGATTGATTTTTGTCAGGAAAATGCCAGTCCTTCTGTTTGGGCACCAAAAGAAGTGATAGCATCTTCGGCTATCGCCCAAACCCATTATTTGTGGATTTGCAAAAGTATTTACATTCCATATTCATAAGAAGCAGTCAGAAAAGTCTATTTTCAATTCTCATTAAAAATCTAGGAACTTGGCATTTCATACTTAATTCTTAGAAAAATGGAATCCAAAATCCCCAAACGGAGATAGTCCCAAATTTATCAGTCTTCCTATTATGAAATACTTAAGACATAAGCGGGATATACTCCGTCTCCCCGGGCACATTTCCGAACAGAGTTAAATCCTGATTTTTCCAAGCAAATTTAGCTTTTTCGATTTTTTCTTTAGAAGTAGAAACAAAATTCCAATCTATAAAACGAGGCTCAGGAAAATTTTCTCCGCCGAAAATAGAAAGAATAGAATTTTCATTCGCCTCTATTTCCAGAAAATCTGAATTCTCGGGCAAAATAAAATTAGGCGATTGAATAATTTCCCCAGTGGCTAATTTCAAACTGCCACTCACAATATAGATGCCTAATTCCATACCATTAGTGGGAATTTTTATTTTTTTTCTGGCACTTAGTCTTACATCTAATAGAAGAAGTGGAGATAACGTTTGAGTGGCCGCACTTTTCCCGAATAAATTTCCGGCTAATAGCTGTATATCGCATTCATCTAACTGAATTTTTGGAAGTCCATCTTTAGAAATATGCTGAAATTCAGGAGGCATATCTTCTTTATCCGCAGGAAGCGCAATCCAGAATTGAAGCCCGTGAAGCCTAAATCCAGTTTTTTCTAATTTTTCTTCAGATCTTTCGGAATGAGAAATTCCTCTACCAGAAGTCATCCAATTAATTTCTCTTGGATAAATAGATTGAACAATTCCAGTGCTATCTCTATGAACTAGGGCCCCTTCAAATAAATAAGTGATCGTAGCAAGTCCAATATGTGGATGAGGTAAAATGGCAATTTTTTTACCAGGCGGAATTTCTGCGGGTCCCATATGGTCCAAAAAAACGAAAGGGCCTATATTTCTTTTTTCCTTTCGAGGAATCACTCTAAGTACTGAAGTGGAGCCTAAGTTCACAGTTTTCGGTGGTAAAATTTGTTTTGGTGTCATAGATTTCGAGGCCAGAAAAATCAGAATGATTTACAAATACGATCAGTCTGATTTTTAAAATTACTCTATTTCAGAATAGTTTCTATCAAATTGTATTTCTAGTAAAGTATAAAATACCTTTGGAAGTCCCATATCTGTTATTTAGTTTAGAAATTTAGGTATTACATTGTTTCATCAATTCAATTACAATTTTAAGACAAAACTTAGGCATTAGTTTTCATTGTAAACTTTTACTCTAAATTAACTATGGTCGAAAGTTTATAAACGAAGGAATATTTGACATGAAAAATAAAATTATTATTCTCCTAATCTCTACTTTGATTCTAATTCAATGTAAAAAAGAAGGAAACAACGTATTCGCAGGCGGATTTCCAGGTGGTACATATGATACATTAACTAAATCGCTACAAGAAATTCCTGAATTAAAAGTGAATGTAATTGCATCAAATGGAAGTCTGGATAATATCAATTTACTCCTTGACAAAAAAGCAGAATTTGCACTCACACAAGTTGATATGTATTATAGCGCAAAATTAGGAAATTCCGCTGTAGCAAAAGAAATAAATATTTTACTTCCTATGTTAGAAGATGAAATACATTTAGTTGTAAACAATTCAATTAAATCAACACAAGACCTAAAAGGAAAAAAAATTGCCATTGGACATTCTGTTTCTGGAATCAAAGCTACTTCCATCTCCGTTTTGCGACTCTGTGGAATTGACTTTAGCGAAATCGAAACTATTGAGTTGGGACCAGAAGAAGCGCTACCCAAGTTATTGAAACAAGAAATTGATGCCGTATTTGTAGTATCTGGTTTACCAGTTAAAATCCTTTCTGAACTTCCAGAAAATGCAAAAGACAAAATTAAGATTTTAAATATTGAAAGTTCTATTTTAAACCAAATCAAAGAAGGCAACAAAGTTTACCAAAAATCAACTATACCAGCCAATACATACAGTTGGCAAAAAGATCCTATCCAAACATTGCAAGTGCAAACAGTGTTAATCGCTAGAAAAGATTTACCAAAAGAAAAAGTTTCTACTTTTCTAAAATCTCTCTTTTTGAATTTAGAAAATCTTACAAAAGTTCATCCAGAATGGAACGGACTAGATAAAAAAATTCTAAAAGAAAAATCCACAACTTTACCAGATTTTTTTAATCCAGTAGTAATAGAAAATTTGAATTAACATATTTTAACCAGTAAAATTATACCTAAATACAGGAATAAATAATACACTTAGATACTAGCTATCAATTCTCAAAAGGGCGTTCCGGCAAATCCTAATTATTTGCATTAGCCTTTACCCGCTACTGCCGTCGGGCTCGCCTTCCTGAATGGGGACAAAAAAAAGTCCCCATTCATCCAGTTGATCCCTAACGCTTAGAGAAAAAACCCTTTTAGTTTTAGTAAATAGGAAACCTGTAAAAAATTGAATGATACTTATTGATGTCAGATTTTCTAAGTTCAAGTAATAATATCTTGCAGGACAGAAATCAAATTTTCGACATCTTCTTGAGAAGTGAAAATTCCGGATGAAATTCGAATTGTTCGATTTGCGGTTTCTTTTGTTATCCCCATCGCTAATAGAACATGACTTGGCTCCCAAGTTCCAGCATGACAAGCAGAGCCTCGTGAAACGCCAATACCTCGTTTATCAAGTTCGATTAAAATTTTTTCATTGGAAATAGGAAGAGTGATACAAGTTGTGTTATTTAATCGTTCTGCTTTTTCTCCAAGGATTGTTCCGCCTAGAGACTTAAGTTTGGTCTCAAGCAAATTTCGATTGTTCAATTGTAAATCTAGATACGTATCCTCCTTCCCTAAAATTTCCGAAAGAGCAAAGTCAAAGGATAAAATTCCGAGTAAATTTTCAGTACCAGGACGAACTCCTTTCTCCTGATCCCCACCCCTAAAAACAGGTACCGGCTTACTACGATATGCCACAGCAGAAATTCCTTTCATTCCGTATACTTTATGAGAAGAAAAAGAATAAGAGTCCGCGTCAATTTCGGAATAAATGGATTTCATTTTTCCGGGAGCTTGGATGGCATCACAGTGGAGATAAACTCCGTATTTGTCTGTAATTTCGCGGACTTCTTTCAAAGGTTGAATTACGCCGGTTTCGTTATTGGCAAGCATAACTGCGACTAAAACAGTATCTTCGTTACAATTATCCTCAAGATACTCTAAGTCGAGGATACCGTATTTATCCACTGGAATCATTTTTACAATAAAACCACGTTCAACTAAAAGTAACTTTAAATTATAAATACTTGGATGCTCAATAGAGGATAACAATACTTGTGTGCCCTCTTCCGGTTC
Coding sequences within it:
- a CDS encoding TAXI family TRAP transporter solute-binding subunit, which gives rise to MKNKIIILLISTLILIQCKKEGNNVFAGGFPGGTYDTLTKSLQEIPELKVNVIASNGSLDNINLLLDKKAEFALTQVDMYYSAKLGNSAVAKEINILLPMLEDEIHLVVNNSIKSTQDLKGKKIAIGHSVSGIKATSISVLRLCGIDFSEIETIELGPEEALPKLLKQEIDAVFVVSGLPVKILSELPENAKDKIKILNIESSILNQIKEGNKVYQKSTIPANTYSWQKDPIQTLQVQTVLIARKDLPKEKVSTFLKSLFLNLENLTKVHPEWNGLDKKILKEKSTTLPDFFNPVVIENLN
- a CDS encoding acetyl-CoA carboxylase carboxyltransferase subunit, encoding MDSKLISFENPLAKLNEPEAATVKTGIYEDALKMGEELIKKPLAGGGTDRILVQHSKDRMTVWERIKVLTDKEPNIFYQNWGANLDGASLVTGILNIDGRDVAIYGHDFTLRAGSMDATNGSKLARLIYMAGEHGIPLIGMNDSAGAFVPAGVGGLDGYSEAFTALRKISGMVPSVMLMFGFNAGGGSYLPRQGSFMIQCDNTFFGLTGPGVVKSVLGEDISAEDLGGPKVHGQSGVVDLVTPDEYGSLKTALRLLSYLPDSNKVNAPFFPTSDPIDRFTYEEDILFKKTFNSPTGMNTPFDITLYLQQICDHGAYFEVQPQRARNIITAFGRIGGHVVAFLANNSAVSSGQIDIAAAKKGTRFVRFANLYNIPMIFLEDTTGFLPGREQEAGGIVLEGRKLLDSIIDLRTPRITLIIRNAFGGAYATFNSYFTGADVVYTLPTARIAVMGPAGKDYVYKDEIGKINKAYAESIKKGASEAEAKQVRDAELAKLSQLYEKELMNPKEALSLGSVSSVVIPGTSRKVLGNTLNYLMSRYKPSPMSGVQREFE
- a CDS encoding cysteine desulfurase, whose amino-acid sequence is MIYFDYNATTPIHPAVKQKLPEWLDFYANPSAVHSAGRQARDMLEKARASILTNLDLEIYKLAFTSTGTEANFLALNFLFQDEPEEGTQVLLSSIEHPSIYNLKLLLVERGFIVKMIPVDKYGILDLEYLEDNCNEDTVLVAVMLANNETGVIQPLKEVREITDKYGVYLHCDAIQAPGKMKSIYSEIDADSYSFSSHKVYGMKGISAVAYRSKPVPVFRGGDQEKGVRPGTENLLGILSFDFALSEILGKEDTYLDLQLNNRNLLETKLKSLGGTILGEKAERLNNTTCITLPISNEKILIELDKRGIGVSRGSACHAGTWEPSHVLLAMGITKETANRTIRISSGIFTSQEDVENLISVLQDIIT
- a CDS encoding biotin carboxylase codes for the protein MFDIAGKKGKFHESSSEWIRSFDLTGIKCLIVCRGPVRKEAMDVFDEIGIKEYGILLSEKDSVVYPMAFAPELRNFRFINNIHRISDYMGSGKEEKDSIIGQIINIAVKNNYTHIFAGYGFMAEDAEFIEAIENSGVRFMGPASSVARQAGAKDAAKIIARRLNVSVTPGVDNITALAMLHKAGGKDGLLKIAKDNNLKLTYDDSISEAENAEKLLQLSYEAHIDLVTIEDLQKEAEIEVEGIWKKYPKNRIRLKYIGGGGGKGQRIIGNKSEVKAAVMEILAESKVTGVGSNRNFLIELNIENTRHNEIQLIGNGEWSLALGGRDCSLQMHEQKLLEISNTREMLEYEIAASKDPKRAETLKGDLKVLTEMEEQSERFGAAVKLDSVSTFESIVEGTNHFFMEMNTRIQVEHRVTEMAYKLKFVNPSNANDFFIVESLIEAMAMLSVHGKSVPKPIRILRNVSGAEARINATNGALQPHAGGLIQSWSKTSEHEIRDDQGIGIRNPDTGAFIHYRLAGAYDSNIALLVSYGKTRAENLERLREIIRISEVRGADLQTNLPVHYGLINWILGHDVMFKPNTKFMLSYLAGVGSLASYVKDIDMDILWSEVVKKTTKEDPLLGKALSRKVTLITRPIKLLFESPHLLAGCIGYNRHRSWKIVDGKPEFTRNPLEILKELYEYLDLDRAAGKVPCEEIWDHDEAIIEEGLAFYADLKKISGKDEPFSYFDDALRNNKNPAPDKIPADIWEKCMGSHAGFQVGLDLIKVIPKVGTLSGFFEIRMNETLDAVVPEQFTEPANINRLIKFLAPPPKAKSDEIIAPMGGMYYSKEAPNLPQMIKVGDHFNAGQPLFIIEVMKMFNKIVAPFSGTIVKGFMEDSDGKIIGKGQPIFKVVPDEQIVEETDEEVFNRKKKATLALIA
- a CDS encoding tetratricopeptide repeat protein yields the protein MKKITIVLLLTIALQGVTAEDIKKDYLSYKWAKYSFNNFWMKNITDQVSAKNEATKLNAEGFKLYKSKKDKDAIPKYEAAIDKYPTGEVYYNYGNSLANVKRFEDSIKAYEIALKLDPPRPELALYNIACSYSLMNKPDSAYKYLANAVDRGYNAFEYIKKDSDMANLRKQPDWETKLKSIKANANYSVDSLNGMITEEGPRQPEYFYLCKSGIALNIGGYQIDCPGKGFDRGKWKLVNGDVKVSFQEKCSPEYVATAAELKAAESQPMYEGQCPTGSPKFVGCTKINPKENYSDRNLTREDVRAMFTPTSGEYVAMTFSKFKDGKEPKQCDPNFKLKGLKDYVVE
- a CDS encoding pirin family protein, producing MTPKQILPPKTVNLGSTSVLRVIPRKEKRNIGPFVFLDHMGPAEIPPGKKIAILPHPHIGLATITYLFEGALVHRDSTGIVQSIYPREINWMTSGRGISHSERSEEKLEKTGFRLHGLQFWIALPADKEDMPPEFQHISKDGLPKIQLDECDIQLLAGNLFGKSAATQTLSPLLLLDVRLSARKKIKIPTNGMELGIYIVSGSLKLATGEIIQSPNFILPENSDFLEIEANENSILSIFGGENFPEPRFIDWNFVSTSKEKIEKAKFAWKNQDLTLFGNVPGETEYIPLMS